One Campylobacter sputorum subsp. sputorum DNA segment encodes these proteins:
- the rbfA gene encoding 30S ribosome-binding factor RbfA, with protein sequence MNPAEIKRLRTQSVLKQIIPEAFATLGDDMLKGLCVTDVECKKGRYDAFVYLDKMFYDEKEQSYILNHLKKASKIIQNYCLEDQGWFRAPQLHFKFDDRLEYQNHMDDLFDKISKELNKNG encoded by the coding sequence ATGAATCCGGCTGAAATTAAAAGACTTAGAACACAAAGCGTTTTAAAGCAAATCATTCCAGAAGCTTTCGCAACTCTTGGAGATGATATGCTAAAGGGTCTTTGTGTTACAGATGTAGAGTGCAAAAAGGGCAGATATGACGCTTTTGTTTATTTAGATAAGATGTTTTATGATGAAAAAGAGCAAAGCTATATCTTAAATCATTTGAAAAAAGCTTCAAAAATCATACAAAATTATTGTTTAGAAGACCAAGGTTGGTTTAGAGCTCCACAACTTCATTTTAAATTTGATGATAGATTAGAGTATCAAAATCATATGGACGATTTGTTTGATAAAATTTCAAAGGAACTAAATAAAAATGGTTGA
- a CDS encoding DUF448 domain-containing protein, which translates to MKEKNKCLQIRMCVVCKNRFPQKELCRYEAKNQDIKHWNGVGRSFYICMHCLEKDMKFIKKPLGRYIKDIHKITEQDLKEKLVNGECED; encoded by the coding sequence GTGAAAGAGAAAAACAAGTGCTTACAAATTCGAATGTGTGTGGTATGCAAAAATAGATTTCCTCAAAAAGAGCTTTGCAGATACGAAGCTAAAAATCAAGATATAAAGCATTGGAATGGTGTTGGTAGAAGTTTTTATATTTGTATGCATTGTTTAGAAAAAGATATGAAATTTATAAAAAAACCTCTTGGTAGATATATTAAAGATATACATAAAATAACCGAGCAGGACTTAAAGGAGAAGCTAGTAAATGGCGAGTGTGAAGATTAG
- the tgt gene encoding tRNA guanosine(34) transglycosylase Tgt gives MKFKIDKIDQNARACTIQTSHSTIQTPIFMPVGTLGAVKSLDANDLLDELDAKIILGNTYHLYLRPGSKIIKEFGGLHGFTKFNRSFLTDSGGFQAFSLRSNTKNDDLGIKFKSHIDGSMHYFTPKSVLDTQYDFNSDIMMILDDLPALPASKERIELSIKRTLSWAKIAIDYHEQNKQNGIGINQNIFGIIQGGTDYEARKLCSQSLCEMNFDGLAIGGLSVGESNNEMYDTVEAMMPFVDTNRPRYLMGVGTPEDIVENIERGVDMFDCVMPTRNARNGTLFTTFGKINIKSAKFINDQGPIDPNCNCYTCRNFSRGYLNHLFKSRELTFFRLASIHNLHYYLSLVKEAREAILQCKFSKFKKEFYAKRGKNEI, from the coding sequence ATGAAATTTAAAATAGATAAAATAGATCAAAACGCAAGGGCTTGTACTATACAAACTTCGCACTCTACGATACAAACTCCTATTTTTATGCCAGTTGGCACACTTGGGGCTGTAAAAAGTCTAGATGCAAATGATTTGTTAGATGAACTTGATGCAAAAATTATACTTGGAAACACATATCATCTATATCTAAGACCTGGCTCAAAAATCATAAAAGAATTTGGCGGACTTCATGGATTTACTAAATTTAACAGAAGCTTTTTAACAGATAGTGGCGGCTTTCAAGCATTTTCACTAAGAAGCAATACAAAAAATGATGATTTAGGAATTAAATTTAAAAGTCATATAGATGGAAGTATGCATTATTTTACTCCAAAAAGTGTTCTTGATACGCAGTATGATTTCAATAGCGACATAATGATGATATTAGACGATCTTCCAGCACTTCCAGCCAGTAAAGAAAGGATAGAATTAAGCATAAAAAGAACTTTGTCATGGGCAAAAATAGCCATAGATTATCATGAGCAAAACAAGCAAAATGGCATAGGTATAAATCAAAATATATTTGGAATTATACAGGGCGGAACAGACTATGAAGCAAGAAAACTTTGTTCGCAAAGCTTATGTGAAATGAACTTTGATGGACTTGCTATAGGCGGGCTTAGCGTTGGCGAAAGCAATAATGAGATGTATGATACTGTTGAAGCAATGATGCCATTTGTTGATACAAACCGCCCAAGATATCTAATGGGAGTTGGCACACCTGAAGATATAGTTGAAAATATAGAGCGTGGTGTTGATATGTTTGATTGCGTAATGCCAACAAGAAATGCAAGAAATGGCACTCTTTTTACAACTTTTGGCAAGATAAATATAAAATCAGCCAAATTTATAAATGACCAAGGTCCAATAGATCCAAACTGTAACTGCTACACATGTCGTAATTTTTCAAGAGGGTATTTAAATCATCTTTTTAAATCAAGGGAGCTTACATTTTTTAGATTAGCAAGTATTCATAATTTGCATTACTATCTAAGCTTAGTAAAAGAAGCAAGAGAGGCGATTTTACAATGTAAATTTAGTAAATTTAAAAAAGAATTTTATGCAAAAAGAGGTAAAAATGAAATTTAG
- the infB gene encoding translation initiation factor IF-2: MASVKISEIALEIGCSSAEIIKKAQEMGLTSVKKADSSVNEKEAEAIYIYVQTGVISDELLAKKEKKAVAKKPKKDSKEESKPKEKSASKTQKTKKDEIKKEEDVKPTQEDKPKEKSIPQNAQKPIETLASASLQKRRGLVIVKKKKEEQEEAPKISKEISKTKEESLKYLNLENAFSNSDANLDKKKKDKKKKVAVSKKESVQKVDLLGEMAEIVLEDDDMVVLPDLTTKEFTPTVNHQNKKQTNVLKQSFNKVLGEQSIQRKARKKHKKVEKKDNNEIITSINIPREIRVYEFADRLNKQPSEIISKLFMLGMMTTKNDFLDDDAIEILADEFGVEVNIVDTKESFDYVKAYEDVEIDKENGVSRTPVITIMGHVDHGKTSLLDYIRNSRVASGEAGGITQHVGAYMVNKDGRNITFIDTPGHEAFTAMRARGAQVTDIVIIVVAADDGVKPQTIEAINHAKSANVPIIIAINKMDKESANPDMVKSRLAELDVLPVEWGGKYEFVPISAKTGMGVEELLEVVLLQADILELKANPNRDAKAVIVESSLQKGRGPVATIIVENGTLNLGDTVVAGVAYGRVRSLSDDKGVKLKSIKPGECGVITGLSEVPEAGEALISVKSEKEAREYAQKKMEYLRQKELSKSTKVTIDELADKIKEGEIKSLPIIIKADVQGSLEAIKASLEKLRNEEVKVDIIHSGIGGITQSDIGLASASQNCVVLGFNIRPTGTIKEQAKERGVEIKTYNVIYSLIDDVKMLLSGLMSPILREEQLGQAEIRQVINVPKVGAIAGCMVTEGTINRGAKIRLIRDGVVVYEGNVSSLKRFKDDVKEVAKGYECGIGIDGYNDLRQGDYIESYKEIEEQVSI; this comes from the coding sequence ATGGCGAGTGTGAAGATTAGTGAAATTGCATTAGAGATCGGTTGTTCTAGTGCTGAAATCATAAAAAAAGCTCAAGAAATGGGTCTAACGAGTGTAAAAAAGGCTGATAGTTCGGTAAATGAAAAAGAAGCAGAAGCTATATACATTTATGTTCAAACAGGTGTAATTTCAGATGAGTTATTGGCTAAAAAAGAAAAAAAAGCAGTTGCTAAAAAACCAAAAAAAGATTCCAAAGAAGAAAGTAAGCCAAAAGAAAAAAGTGCATCTAAAACGCAAAAAACCAAAAAAGATGAGATAAAAAAAGAAGAAGATGTAAAACCTACACAAGAAGATAAACCAAAAGAAAAAAGTATTCCTCAAAATGCACAAAAGCCTATAGAAACGCTAGCTAGTGCTTCTTTACAAAAAAGAAGAGGACTTGTAATAGTAAAAAAGAAAAAAGAAGAACAAGAAGAAGCGCCAAAGATATCAAAAGAGATTTCTAAAACAAAAGAAGAGTCATTAAAATATTTAAATTTAGAAAATGCATTTTCAAATAGCGATGCAAATTTAGATAAAAAGAAAAAAGATAAAAAGAAAAAAGTTGCAGTTTCAAAAAAAGAATCAGTTCAAAAAGTTGATTTGCTTGGCGAAATGGCTGAAATTGTTTTAGAAGATGATGATATGGTTGTTTTACCAGATCTTACTACAAAAGAATTCACTCCAACCGTAAATCATCAAAATAAAAAACAAACAAATGTTTTAAAGCAGTCTTTTAACAAAGTTTTAGGCGAACAGAGCATACAAAGAAAAGCTAGAAAAAAACATAAAAAAGTAGAAAAAAAAGATAATAATGAAATAATAACATCTATAAATATACCTAGAGAAATTAGGGTTTATGAATTTGCTGATAGGCTAAATAAACAACCAAGTGAAATTATATCAAAACTCTTTATGCTAGGTATGATGACAACTAAAAATGATTTTTTGGATGATGATGCTATAGAAATTTTGGCTGATGAGTTCGGTGTTGAGGTAAATATAGTTGATACAAAAGAGAGCTTTGATTATGTAAAAGCTTATGAGGATGTTGAAATTGATAAAGAAAACGGGGTAAGTAGAACTCCTGTTATTACTATAATGGGTCATGTTGATCATGGTAAAACAAGTTTGCTTGATTATATAAGAAATTCTCGTGTTGCAAGTGGTGAAGCCGGTGGCATTACTCAGCATGTTGGTGCTTATATGGTAAATAAAGATGGCAGAAACATAACATTTATAGATACCCCGGGGCACGAAGCATTTACTGCTATGAGAGCAAGAGGTGCACAAGTAACAGATATAGTAATCATAGTTGTTGCAGCAGATGATGGCGTAAAACCACAAACAATAGAGGCTATAAATCATGCAAAGAGTGCAAATGTGCCTATCATTATCGCTATAAATAAAATGGATAAAGAATCTGCAAATCCGGATATGGTAAAAAGCAGATTAGCAGAACTTGATGTGTTGCCAGTTGAATGGGGTGGAAAATATGAATTTGTGCCAATTTCAGCAAAAACAGGAATGGGAGTAGAAGAACTGCTCGAAGTTGTGCTTTTACAAGCTGATATTTTGGAGTTAAAAGCAAACCCAAATAGAGATGCAAAAGCTGTGATAGTTGAAAGTTCTTTACAAAAAGGTAGAGGTCCTGTTGCAACCATTATAGTAGAAAACGGAACTTTAAATTTAGGAGATACAGTTGTTGCTGGTGTTGCTTATGGTAGAGTAAGAAGTTTAAGCGATGATAAGGGTGTTAAACTTAAAAGTATAAAACCAGGAGAGTGCGGCGTTATAACTGGACTTAGCGAAGTTCCTGAAGCAGGGGAAGCTCTCATAAGTGTTAAGAGTGAAAAAGAAGCAAGAGAATATGCTCAAAAGAAAATGGAGTATTTAAGACAAAAAGAACTTTCTAAATCTACAAAAGTTACCATTGATGAACTTGCTGATAAGATAAAAGAAGGCGAGATAAAATCGCTACCTATAATTATAAAAGCAGATGTTCAAGGTAGCTTAGAGGCTATAAAAGCAAGTTTGGAAAAGCTTAGAAACGAAGAGGTTAAAGTTGATATCATTCACTCAGGTATCGGAGGTATAACTCAAAGTGATATTGGTCTTGCTAGCGCTAGTCAAAATTGTGTTGTTTTAGGTTTTAATATAAGACCAACTGGAACTATAAAAGAACAAGCAAAAGAACGCGGCGTTGAGATAAAAACATATAATGTTATATATAGTTTAATTGATGATGTCAAAATGCTACTTAGCGGTTTAATGAGCCCAATTCTTAGAGAAGAGCAACTTGGACAAGCTGAGATAAGACAGGTTATAAATGTACCAAAAGTAGGAGCTATTGCTGGATGTATGGTAACTGAAGGCACCATAAATAGAGGTGCAAAAATAAGACTTATTAGAGATGGCGTTGTCGTTTATGAGGGTAATGTTAGTTCATTAAAACGCTTTAAAGATGATGTCAAAGAAGTTGCAAAAGGTTATGAGTGTGGCATTGGTATAGATGGATATAATGATTTAAGACAAGGCGATTATATAGAAAGTTATAAAGAGATAGAGGAACAAGTTAGCATATGA
- a CDS encoding CorA family divalent cation transporter — MSHKKYEITNFLRKFADFTEALELCFNEQSFLKKQLKPIINELKIYKDELKDNLARLDDIYAHIISLRNDRITKDIYILTLASTIFLPLNLVTGFFWYEYKWNVFQ; from the coding sequence ATATCACACAAAAAATATGAAATAACAAATTTTCTAAGAAAATTTGCTGATTTTACCGAAGCATTAGAGCTATGTTTTAACGAACAAAGTTTTTTAAAAAAACAGCTAAAACCAATCATAAATGAGTTAAAAATTTACAAAGATGAGCTAAAAGATAATCTTGCGAGATTAGATGATATCTATGCTCATATAATCTCTTTAAGAAACGATAGAATAACAAAAGATATCTATATATTAACCCTAGCATCTACTATATTTTTGCCACTAAATTTAGTAACTGGATTTTTTTGGTATGAATACAAATGGAATGTTTTTCAATAA
- a CDS encoding glycoprotease — translation MIDYFKSDKKCGDCLPEILQLALNKFDITHIIYTNGPGSFMGIKLSYIILKTFCIIKGIKFSAISGFDVSENGVIRANKNMSFVLKNGKINMQKAQSGGFFLPKKLKDVKIYNDTLPNYIISPI, via the coding sequence TTGATAGATTATTTTAAAAGTGATAAGAAATGTGGTGATTGCTTGCCAGAGATTTTGCAATTAGCTTTAAATAAATTTGATATAACTCATATTATATACACAAATGGACCAGGTAGTTTTATGGGTATAAAACTAAGTTATATTATTTTAAAAACATTTTGTATTATAAAGGGTATTAAATTTAGTGCTATTAGTGGATTTGATGTAAGTGAGAATGGCGTAATAAGGGCAAATAAAAATATGTCTTTTGTTTTGAAAAATGGTAAAATAAATATGCAAAAAGCCCAAAGTGGCGGATTTTTTTTGCCAAAAAAACTAAAAGATGTAAAAATTTATAATGATACTTTGCCAAATTATATAATTAGCCCTATTTAA
- the thrB gene encoding homoserine kinase: MKILVPATSANLGPGFDTLGLALEFFNEVEIKPFKVQTISISGEGCNKPFLKKNNNFVNIFNEIFLELTGKRENFKFKFKNFIPFSRGLGSSSAVIVSAVASAYKMANFKVDKHTILNKSLIYENHPDNITPATFGGFSCSIINNNKVLFKKCDISSDIKAVVVIPSKSMGTKESRSKLPKKYTTLECVNNISHASFLTACFFTKQYDSLRYACKDMLHEDIRMKALPELFEVRNLAYENGAIMSALSGSGSSFLNIVHKDDANKFKKLFINKFPNFRVEIFSFQNDGIIIN, translated from the coding sequence TTGAAAATTTTAGTTCCAGCAACGAGTGCAAATTTAGGACCAGGTTTTGATACATTAGGACTTGCATTGGAGTTTTTTAATGAAGTAGAAATCAAACCTTTTAAGGTTCAAACTATTTCTATTAGCGGAGAAGGATGCAACAAGCCTTTTTTAAAAAAAAATAATAATTTTGTAAATATTTTTAATGAAATTTTTTTAGAACTTACTGGAAAAAGAGAAAATTTTAAATTTAAATTTAAAAACTTTATACCTTTTTCTAGAGGACTTGGAAGTAGTTCTGCGGTGATAGTTTCTGCCGTGGCATCTGCTTATAAAATGGCAAATTTTAAAGTAGATAAACATACTATACTAAATAAATCTTTAATTTATGAAAACCATCCAGACAATATAACTCCCGCAACTTTTGGTGGTTTTAGCTGCTCTATAATAAATAATAATAAAGTGCTTTTTAAAAAATGCGATATAAGCTCAGATATAAAAGCTGTTGTTGTAATACCATCAAAAAGTATGGGCACAAAAGAATCAAGATCAAAACTACCTAAAAAATATACAACTCTAGAGTGCGTAAATAACATATCTCACGCATCTTTTTTAACTGCATGTTTTTTTACAAAGCAGTATGATAGTTTGCGTTATGCTTGTAAGGATATGCTTCATGAAGACATTAGAATGAAAGCTTTACCAGAGCTTTTTGAAGTTAGAAATTTGGCTTATGAAAATGGTGCTATTATGAGTGCACTTTCTGGAAGCGGATCTAGTTTTTTAAATATAGTTCATAAAGACGACGCTAATAAATTTAAAAAACTTTTTATAAATAAATTTCCAAATTTTAGAGTTGAGATATTTTCATTTCAAAATGATGGTATTATAATAAATTAA
- a CDS encoding cupin domain-containing protein: MKKISFDVSDFSGVSPTLLLETNSSKEIRLAMQKGSFMKEHKAPFCIMVQVLKGCIEFGVNSEKTTLNQFDLISLEANVSHDLFANEDSIIRLSLSKNDSIDRVKSVL; encoded by the coding sequence ATGAAAAAGATATCTTTTGATGTTAGTGATTTTAGTGGCGTTAGCCCAACACTCCTTTTAGAGACAAACTCATCTAAAGAGATTAGGCTTGCTATGCAAAAAGGCTCATTTATGAAAGAACATAAAGCACCTTTTTGCATAATGGTTCAAGTTTTAAAAGGTTGTATAGAATTTGGTGTAAATAGCGAAAAAACTACATTAAATCAGTTTGATTTAATATCTCTTGAAGCAAATGTTTCACACGATCTTTTTGCAAATGAAGATAGTATAATAAGGCTTAGTTTATCAAAAAACGACAGCATAGATAGAGTTAAAAGTGTTTTGTGA
- the argH gene encoding argininosuccinate lyase: MQKMWSGRFSEASSKLLEEFNASINYDKNLFLQDINGSIAHATMLGKCGILDKNDSKKIVDGLNEVLKEIQNDKFVFKIEDEDIHMAVEKRLSEIIGADLGGRLHTARSRNDQVALDFRMFVLNEFKEILNLLLNLIKTLLKKVKEHKDTIMPGFTHLQHAQPVSFAYHLLAYCFMFKRDIYRLKDSFKRNNFSPLGCAALAGTPHKIDRFEVAKNLGFDGVTSNCMDSVSDRDFALELLFDISLIFTHTSRLCEELILWSSQEFMFISMSDKFSTGSSIMPQKKNPDVAELIRGKTGRVYGNLIALLTTMKSLPLAYNKDMQEDKEGVFDSVNTAKTSLIILNEMIDSMSINSENMLKACKTGHLVATDLADFLVRQKNIPFRKAHFITGKCVAIAESKGLDLSELSYEELRSVDENIDEDAMRVLNLNNSKEARNSVGGTANSSVENQIKELDEFLNS; encoded by the coding sequence ATGCAAAAAATGTGGTCTGGTAGATTTAGCGAGGCTAGTTCAAAACTATTAGAAGAATTTAATGCATCTATAAATTACGATAAAAATCTTTTTTTGCAAGACATAAATGGCTCTATAGCACATGCTACAATGCTTGGAAAATGTGGCATTTTAGATAAAAATGATAGCAAAAAAATAGTTGATGGTTTAAATGAAGTTCTAAAAGAAATTCAAAATGATAAATTTGTATTTAAAATAGAAGATGAAGATATCCATATGGCTGTTGAAAAAAGATTAAGTGAGATTATAGGAGCAGATCTTGGTGGAAGACTGCATACTGCAAGAAGTAGAAATGACCAGGTTGCACTTGATTTTAGAATGTTTGTTTTAAATGAGTTTAAAGAAATTTTAAATTTACTTTTAAATTTGATTAAAACGCTTCTTAAAAAAGTTAAAGAGCATAAAGATACTATAATGCCTGGATTTACTCATCTTCAACACGCTCAGCCTGTATCTTTTGCTTATCATTTACTAGCGTATTGTTTTATGTTTAAAAGAGATATTTATAGATTAAAAGACTCTTTTAAAAGGAATAATTTTAGTCCGCTTGGCTGTGCTGCACTTGCTGGAACTCCTCATAAAATCGATAGATTTGAAGTTGCAAAAAATCTTGGATTTGATGGCGTTACATCAAATTGTATGGATAGTGTAAGCGATAGAGATTTTGCACTTGAGTTACTTTTTGATATATCTTTAATATTTACTCACACTTCAAGATTATGCGAAGAGCTTATTTTATGGAGTTCTCAAGAATTTATGTTTATAAGTATGAGTGATAAGTTTTCAACAGGAAGCTCTATAATGCCACAGAAAAAAAATCCAGATGTAGCCGAGCTAATACGCGGTAAAACTGGCAGAGTTTATGGAAATTTAATAGCTCTTCTTACTACCATGAAATCTTTACCCCTTGCTTATAATAAGGACATGCAAGAAGATAAAGAGGGTGTTTTTGATAGCGTAAATACTGCTAAAACTAGTTTAATAATACTAAATGAGATGATTGATAGTATGAGTATAAATAGCGAAAATATGCTAAAAGCATGCAAAACAGGACATCTTGTCGCTACTGATTTGGCGGATTTTTTAGTTAGGCAGAAAAATATCCCTTTTAGAAAAGCCCATTTTATAACAGGAAAATGTGTTGCCATAGCAGAGAGTAAAGGTTTGGATTTAAGTGAGCTTAGCTATGAAGAGTTAAGAAGTGTTGATGAAAATATAGATGAAGATGCTATGAGAGTTTTAAATTTAAATAACTCAAAAGAAGCTAGAAATAGTGTAGGTGGAACCGCAAATTCAAGCGTTGAAAACCAGATAAAAGAACTTGATGAATTTCTAAATAGTTGA
- the rimP gene encoding ribosome maturation factor RimP codes for MVDLSSLIEQCGVKFYGVETQSLPSKTIYRIFITKDGGVNLEDCEKVSKLLSPIFDVEPPVGGDWILEVSSPGLERRLTSIENFANSINELVKITCKNNENLSGKILNVKDNEIILQTQNGETIINFNDIKKAKTYIEW; via the coding sequence ATGGTTGATTTGTCATCTCTTATCGAGCAATGCGGTGTTAAATTTTATGGCGTAGAAACACAAAGCTTACCATCAAAAACTATTTATAGGATTTTTATAACAAAAGATGGCGGTGTTAATCTAGAAGATTGCGAGAAAGTAAGCAAGCTTTTATCGCCTATTTTTGATGTAGAGCCTCCAGTTGGCGGAGATTGGATTTTAGAAGTTAGTAGTCCTGGGCTTGAAAGAAGGCTTACAAGTATAGAAAATTTTGCAAATAGCATAAATGAACTTGTAAAAATAACATGCAAAAATAATGAAAATTTAAGCGGTAAAATACTAAATGTAAAAGATAATGAGATAATTTTGCAAACCCAAAATGGTGAAACTATAATAAATTTCAATGATATAAAAAAAGCAAAAACTTACATAGAGTGGTAA
- a CDS encoding M23 family metallopeptidase, whose protein sequence is MARNGRSFGGIIFLIIFVIIGIGCVYLFKSPMFERNAPEVKLDNKIYWNLKNPLPIEVSDDSGIKFIRVSLSDGTNSVTIANETFEIPQKNAKLDIVFPKTGFFGSKNEYTLVVEAVDKSYWKLTGNSTIKKATVSVDTKRPEIYVINQSYSIAKGGAATVVFRANDEQLKRVYIQTNYGKEFIATPFYKEGYYAALVAWPVSEQNFSADVVAEDYAGNISKARIRYFLKNRTYKESSIELKDNFLDGKIEDLANIYAKDPSSLSKLEKFKFVNETLRIGNEDKIREITSKVPDGMLENFDIAPFFPLNNGMAVASFGDHRFYYYGDKKNTISESWHMGIDFASVAQAQITSNNPSQVVFANENGIYGLNLILYHGFGLYSLYGHCSSINVSPGDVFIKKQNIANTGTTGLALGDHLHFGMIVQGIEVRPEEWMDQKWMKENVYDILNSAKKAMVDKK, encoded by the coding sequence ATGGCAAGAAATGGTAGAAGTTTTGGCGGTATAATATTTCTTATAATTTTTGTTATAATTGGAATTGGTTGCGTTTATCTTTTTAAATCGCCTATGTTTGAGAGAAATGCACCTGAGGTAAAGCTAGATAACAAGATTTATTGGAATTTGAAAAATCCACTTCCTATAGAAGTTAGTGATGATAGTGGTATTAAATTTATAAGAGTTAGTTTAAGCGATGGAACAAATAGTGTTACTATCGCAAATGAAACTTTTGAAATTCCTCAAAAAAACGCAAAACTTGATATCGTATTTCCTAAAACAGGATTTTTTGGCTCTAAAAATGAATATACATTAGTCGTTGAAGCCGTTGATAAAAGCTATTGGAAACTAACAGGCAATAGCACTATAAAAAAAGCAACCGTTAGCGTTGATACAAAAAGACCAGAAATTTATGTTATTAATCAATCATATTCTATAGCAAAAGGCGGTGCGGCAACTGTAGTATTTAGAGCAAATGACGAACAACTAAAAAGAGTTTACATACAGACTAATTATGGAAAAGAATTTATAGCAACTCCGTTTTATAAAGAAGGATATTATGCTGCTTTGGTTGCTTGGCCAGTAAGCGAGCAAAATTTTAGTGCTGATGTAGTAGCTGAGGATTATGCTGGAAATATAAGCAAGGCAAGGATTAGGTATTTTTTAAAAAATAGAACCTATAAAGAATCATCAATAGAACTTAAAGATAATTTTTTAGATGGCAAAATAGAAGATCTTGCAAATATCTATGCAAAAGATCCTTCTTCTCTTTCTAAGCTTGAGAAATTTAAATTTGTAAATGAGACACTTAGGATAGGTAATGAGGATAAAATAAGAGAAATAACTTCAAAAGTTCCAGATGGAATGTTGGAAAATTTTGATATAGCTCCATTTTTTCCTTTAAATAATGGAATGGCTGTAGCTAGTTTTGGCGATCATAGATTTTACTATTATGGTGATAAAAAAAACACAATTAGCGAATCTTGGCATATGGGAATAGATTTTGCTAGCGTGGCACAAGCACAGATAACATCAAATAATCCAAGTCAAGTTGTTTTTGCAAATGAAAATGGGATATATGGATTAAATTTGATTTTATATCATGGTTTTGGTCTATATAGTTTATATGGACACTGCTCAAGTATCAATGTATCGCCAGGAGATGTTTTTATAAAAAAACAAAATATTGCAAATACTGGAACGACCGGTCTTGCACTTGGGGACCATCTTCATTTTGGTATGATTGTTCAAGGAATAGAAGTAAGACCCGAAGAGTGGATGGATCAAAAATGGATGAAAGAAAATGTTTATGATATTTTAAATAGTGCTAAAAAGGCTATGGTTGATAAAAAATAA
- the lpxC gene encoding UDP-3-O-acyl-N-acetylglucosamine deacetylase — MNQITIEKRIEGVGIGLHKGEPIKLVLEPLESDMGVVFYRSDLGVSFKAEPKNVINTQMATVLGSKDGYVSTIEHLMSAISAYGIDNIRVVLDANEVPVMDGSAMAFCMLLDEAGIRKLDKKKKILSIKKPVEVRMGNKFVKIEPSKDFKFDYTIKFDNPVIGTQNFVFDFSKKNFIEQIAKARTFGFLKDVQMLRSKNLALGGSLDNAVVIDENRILNPEGLRFENEFVRHKILDAIGDLALLGLPMIGKYTAYAGSHELNHKLTLDILSSKENYEILTLDGEKSVEYAKAFA, encoded by the coding sequence TTGAATCAAATTACAATAGAAAAAAGGATAGAGGGTGTTGGTATAGGACTACATAAAGGCGAGCCTATAAAACTGGTCTTAGAGCCTCTTGAATCAGATATGGGTGTTGTATTTTATAGAAGTGATTTAGGAGTTAGTTTTAAGGCTGAACCAAAAAATGTTATAAATACACAAATGGCAACTGTTCTTGGTTCAAAAGATGGTTATGTTTCAACCATAGAACATCTAATGAGTGCAATTAGTGCTTATGGGATAGATAATATCAGAGTTGTTTTAGATGCAAACGAAGTTCCTGTGATGGATGGCAGTGCTATGGCATTTTGTATGCTTTTAGATGAGGCTGGGATTAGAAAGCTTGATAAAAAAAAGAAAATTTTATCTATAAAAAAGCCAGTTGAGGTTAGAATGGGCAATAAATTTGTAAAAATAGAACCATCTAAAGATTTTAAATTTGATTATACTATTAAATTTGATAATCCTGTTATAGGAACACAAAATTTCGTATTTGATTTTAGTAAAAAAAATTTTATAGAACAGATTGCAAAAGCCAGGACATTTGGATTTTTAAAAGATGTTCAGATGTTAAGATCTAAAAATCTAGCACTTGGCGGAAGTTTAGATAATGCAGTAGTTATAGATGAAAATAGAATTTTAAACCCAGAAGGGCTTAGGTTTGAAAATGAGTTTGTAAGGCATAAAATTTTAGACGCTATTGGCGATTTAGCTCTGCTTGGACTTCCAATGATTGGTAAATATACAGCTTATGCTGGAAGTCATGAGTTAAACCATAAGCTCACATTAGATATATTAAGCAGCAAAGAAAATTATGAAATTTTAACACTAGATGGCGAGAAATCTGTAGAGTATGCAAAGGCTTTCGCATAA